One window of Drosophila busckii strain San Diego stock center, stock number 13000-0081.31 chromosome 3L, ASM1175060v1, whole genome shotgun sequence genomic DNA carries:
- the LOC108600089 gene encoding V-type proton ATPase subunit e, with product MNSAWLPPIIITCIWAFIGIICPFFARGPNRGVTQCCLMLTAVTCWLFWLCCYMTQMNPLIGPKLSMNEIMIMAREWGNEIKDSMDVVV from the exons ATGAATTCCGCCTGGCTTCCACCAATTATCATCACCTGCATCTGGGCCTTCATTGGTATCATTTGCCCCTTCTTTGCTCGCGGTCCAAATAGAGG CGTGACTCAGTGCTGCCTTATGTTGACCGCTGTAACCTGCTGGCTATT TTGGCTGTGCTGTTACATGACGCAAATGAACCCACTGATCGGACCCAAACTATCAATGAACGAAATTATGATCATGGCACGTGAATGGGGCAACGAAATTAAGGATTCTATGGATGTTGTAGTATAA
- the LOC108600323 gene encoding cyclin-dependent kinase 12 isoform X2 — MHSSSAASNALVEYSDVSSEDFSDPEAGEIDSDAALAGRNAVASSASNMKTDNQNRKQSLDAGALRGAKSNDYRKRHADENDKIASMAGVSGSRTRQISVMASSSSAKDSNDEQLQWNRELYMSSDSIDTDELEAEMKRQKRKKLKKDKHKHKSKKKSKKRKKKRAKSYSSIDSLSDSNLNSLLERHSRSRYTPPTAPNRPKSAERTVVSAAPPPTYTPHKDTQSSPLSATGTPPGRRQQTSNAYYSDAVAAATPNTPLGSSLQVTVTNKTSANSRHRSSPPPRVSGNVQRYASSPRTPPQSLGHAHTGSVGRDSRSSRYMQSPMKDDHRSSSAYAPRYSGAGSAAGQEARKLKCMSPELDRYHHNQPSTPPHKRRKFSDGRDAPLSSSVPAYEHTSRHPSSVKYDRYSRDRYTRRMSRSPSLHRLSRSRLSPVGGSGTISGSSNANLFRHGSNSHKHKYVAPPAHSPSPPMSARSSSKRTTGSGQRHSVERYPSRSPRGSSRYYEASPPSPTASGSFMGSHHYRRSPKSHQHHRSRNSSRKRSPSSDSSHSSTSRSPTSRDLKHKRDEYIKKISETSLFAELVKDRHKRQKALKEIIERQEENSNSNGTLIINENSSSVDGNTPNVAQNSANATPNGLVGGANAGSGKSDMDINNIPMPNKENEALKFNPAGANIDMTDASQLPSKTNVNQKPKSLTALPMPPGISVADLTNQPTLSPLELGKQSTATKPARKHHEDKNLNANANKSLLNLPMPPVIPGSEELSGDDDDVIDSPEDFDTVGGGNAHSGTANASQHQANARRRPVILNRRDSRNNVRGWGERCVDVFEVIAQIGEGTYGQVYKARDHHTNDMVALKKVRLEHEKEGFPITAVREIKILRQLNHRNIVNLHEIVTDKQDAVEFRKDKGSFYLVFEYMDHDLMGLLESGMVDFNEENNASIMKQLLDGLNYCHKKNFLHRDIKCSNILMNNQGKVKLADFGLARLYNADDRERPYTNKVITLWYRPPELLLGEERYGPSIDVWSCGCILGELFLKRPLFQANAEMAQLETISKICGSPVPAVWPNVIKLPLFHTLKQKKTHRRRLREDFEFMPAPALDLLDKMLDLDPDKRITAEDALKSVWLRNINPDDMPTPQLPTWQDCHELWSKKRRRQLREQQESMPSGVICSKYQPHGAAMVGDA, encoded by the exons ATGCATTCCTCGTCTGCGGCATCCAATGCGCTTGTTGAATACTCCGACGTAAGCTCGGAGGATTTCTCTGATCCGGAAGCTGGTGAAATCGACTCAGATGCGGCTTTAGCTGGCCGCAATGCAGTTGCATCATCAGCATCCAATATGAAGACAGATAATCAGAATAGAAAACAAAGTTTAGATGCTGGTGCCTTGCGTGGTGCTAAGTCCAACGACTACAG AAAGCGTCACGCGGATGAAAACGATAAAATCGCTTCAATGGCGGGAGTCAGTGGGTCTAGGACGAGACAAATATCGGTtatggcaagcagcagca GTGCCAAGGACTCTAATGATGAGCAGCTGCAGTGGAACCGCGAACTCTACATGTCAAGTGACTCAATCGATACCGATGAGCTTGAGGCCGAAATGAAGCGCCAGAAGCGTAAAAAGCTCAAGAAGGACAAACACAAGCATAAATCGAAAAAGAAGTCAAAAAAACGCAAGAAAAAGCGTGCCAAATCATACTCAAGCATCGATTCCCTATCCGACAGCAATCTCAACTCATTGCTTGAAAGGCACAGTCGCAGTCGTTACACACCGCCCACGGCGCCTAATAGACCCAAGAGCGCCGAACGCACAGTAGTCAGCGCAGCGCCGCCTCCCACATATACGCCCCACAAAGACACGCAAAGCAGTCCATTATCTGCAACTGGCACGCCGCCCGGCCGACGGCAGCAAACCAGTAATGCCTACTATTCTGatgcagtggctgctgccacgcctAATACACCGCTTGGCAGCAGCCTGCAAGTAACAGTAACTAATAAAACTAGTGCAAACAGTCGACATCGTTCGTCACCTCCGCCACGCGTCTCTGGCAATGTTCAGCGCTATGCCAGCTCACCACGAACACCCCCCCAGTCACTTGGCCATGCGCACACAGGCAGCGTTGGACGTGACTCGCGTAGCTCGCGCTACATGCAGAGTCCGATGAAGGACGATCATCGTTCAAGCAGTGCGTATGCTCCGCGCTATTCTGGCGCTGGTTCAGCGGCTGGCCAGGAAGcgagaaaattgaaatgcatgtCGCCGG agtTGGATCGTTATCATCATAATCAGCCAAGCACACCGCCGCACAAGCGACGAAAGTTCAGCGATGGGCGTGATGCTCCGCTGTCTTCATCAGTGCCTGCCTATGAGCATACCAGCAGACATCCATCGTCGGTTAAATATGACCGCTATAGCAGAGATCGTTATACACGGCGAATGTCCAG AAGTCCTAGCTTGCATCGACTATCACGCAGTCGTCTATCGCCAGTAGGCGGCAGTGGCACCATTTcgggcagcagcaatgcaaaccTTTTTAGACACGGCAGCAATAGTCATAAACACAAGTATGTTGCACCGCCAGCACACTCGCCTTCGCCGCCAATGTCAGCGAGATCGTCTTCCAAGCGCACCACAGGCAGTGGACAGCGACATTCGGTAGAGCGATATCCATCGCGTTCACCACGCGGCAGCTCACGCTATTATGAGGCATCGCCTCCCTCACCAACCGCAAGCGGCTCGTTTATGGGCTCACATCATTACCGTCGATCACCCAAATCACATCAGCATCATCGAAGCAGGAACAGCAGTCGCAAACGTTCACCTAGCTCTGATAGCAGTCACAGTTCGACGTCGCGTTCGCCGACCTCACGTGATCTGAAGCATAAGCGCGATGAGTACATTAAGAAGATAAGCGAGACTAGTCTGTTTGCAGAGTTGGTAAAAGATCGTCATAAGCGACAAAAGGCATTAAAAGAGATTATTGAGCGGCAGGAGGagaacagcaatagcaatggaACCTTAATTATCAACGAGAACAGTTCTTCGGTAGATGGCAATACACCTAATGTGGCACAAAACTCTGCAAATGCAACGCCTAACGGCCTTGTTGGTGGGGCTAATGCTGGTAGTGGTAAATCTGATATGGACATTAATAACATTCCAATGCCGAACAAAGAGAATGAAGCACTTAAATTTAATCCAGCTGGTGCTAATATAGATATGACAGATGCCTCGCAGTTGCCATCCAAAACGAATGTTAACCAAAAACCCAAGAGTCTAACTGCACTGCCCATGCCGCCGGGCATAAGTGTTGCCGATTTGACGAATCAACCCACACTCTCACCGCTAGAGCTGGGCAAGCAATCCACAGCAACGAAACCAGCCAGGAAACACCACGAGGACAAGAATctaaatgccaatgccaacaaAAGCCTTTTAAATCTGCCAATGCCGCCGGTAATACCGGGCAGTGAAGAGTTGAGCGGCGACGACGATGATGTCATTGATAGTCCAGAAGACTTTGACACCGTTGGCGGCGGTAATGCCCATAGCGGAACGGCGAATGCATCACAGCATCAGGCCAACGCACGCCGCCGACCAGTGATACTCAATCGACGCGATTCGCGCAACAATGTGCGTGGGTGGGGCGAGCGCTGTGTTGATGTCTTTGAAGTGATTGCCCAAATTGGTGAGGGTACATACGGACAG GTGTACAAGGCGCGGGATCATCATACCAATGACATGGTGGCCTTAAAGAAAGTGCGTCTCGAGCACGAGAAAGAAGGCTTTCCCATCACAGCAGTGCGAGAGATAAAAATTTTGCGTCAACTCAATCATCGTAATATTGTTAATCTGCATGAGATTGTGACGGACAAGCAGGATGCGGTTGAGTTTCGCAAGGATAAGGGCTCATTTTATTTGGTGTTTGAGTATATGGATCACGATCTCATGGGCCTCCTCGAGTCAGGCATGGTTGACTTCAACGAGGAGAATAATGCTAGCATTATGAAACAGCTCTTGGATGGCCTTAATTACtgccacaaaaaaaactttttgcatcgCGACATCAAGTGCTCCAATATATTAATGAACAATCA GGGCAAAGTTAAACTGGCCGATTTCGGTTTAGCCCGACTCTACAACGCCGATGACCGGGAACGACCCTATACGAACAAAGTAATAACATTATGGTATCGACCACCGGaactgctgctgggcgagGAACGTTATGGACCTTCTATAGATGTCTGGTCGTGTGGTTGCATTCTGGGCGAGCTGTTCTTGAAACGTCCATTGTTTCAGGCTAATGCGGAAATGGCACAGCTGGAAACAATATCTAAAATATGCGGTTCCCCTGTGCCAGCCGTTTGGCCTAATGTTATAAAACTGCCATTGTTCCACACTCTAAAACAGAAGAAAACGCATCGCCGGCGCTTGCGTGAAGACTTCGAGTTTATGCCAGCGCCAGCTTTGGATCTGCTCGATAAAATGCTAGACTTGGATCCAGACAAACGCATAACGGCAGAGGATGCACTTAAATCGGTTTGGCTCAGAAATATAAACCCCGATGA CATGCCAACGCCACAATTGCCTACATGGCAGGACTGTCATGAGCTATGGAGCAAGAAACGTCGGCGTCAACTGCGTGAACAGCAAGAGTCAATGCCGTCGGGTGTTATTTGCTCCAAGTATCAACCGCATGGCGCTGCGATGGTGGGAGATGCCTAG
- the LOC108598473 gene encoding 26S proteasome non-ATPase regulatory subunit 4, which translates to MVLESTMICFDNSDYQRNGDYFPTRLNVQKDGINLVCLTKLRSNPENNVGLMTLSNTVEVLATLTSDVGRIFSKMHLVQPKGEINLLTGIRIAHLVLKHRQGKNHKMRIVVFVGSPIKNEEGELVKQAKRLKKEKVNVDIVSFGDHGNNIETLTAFINALNGKDGTGSHLVSVPRGSALSDALLSSPIIQGEDGMGAAGLGGAVFEFGVDPNEDPELALALRVSMEEQRQRQESEQRRAEGAGNTASNTGESAAVSGPTIGESNVGGTSVALPNSNSEEAMLQRALALSTETPEDNLPDFANMTEEEQIAFAMQMSMQDAADDVTQQAKRPKTDDAAAPMEVDEDYSEVIGDPAFLQSVLENLPGVDPQSEAVRDAVGSLNKEKDKKGDAKDDSK; encoded by the exons atggtCCTGGAGAGTACTATGATATG TTTTGATAACAGCGATTACCAGCGCAATGGTGATTACTTTCCCACACGTCTGAATGTACAGAAAGATGGCATAAATTTGGTCTGTCTCACAAAGCTTAGATCAAATCCGGAGAACAATGTTGGTCTAATGACCCTCTCAAA CACCGTTGAAGTGCTGGCCACTTTGACCAGCGATGTGGGACGTATTTTCTCAAAGATGCATTTGGTACAGCCCAAGGGTGAGATAAACCTGTTAACAGGCATACGAATTGCGCACTTGGTGCTGAAGCATCGTCAGGGCAAAAATCATAAGATGCGAATTGTTGTCTTCGTTGGTTCACCGATAAAGAATGAGGAGGGCGAATTAgtcaagcaagcaaagcgtCTGAAGAAGGAGAAAGTCAACGTGGACATTGTTAGCTTTGGCGATCATGGCAACAACATTGAGACTTTGACAGCTTTCATTAACGCTCTTAATGGCAAAGATGGCACTGGCTCCCATTTAGTTAGTGTGCCACGGGGTTCAGCTTTGTCGGACGCCTTGTTGTCGTCTCCAATTATACAGGGTGAAGATGGCATGGGTGCAGCTGGACTTGGAGGTGCCGTTTTTGAGTTTGGAGTAGATCCCAACGAGGATCCAGAGCTAGCGCTTGCTTTGCGCGTCTCTATGGAGGAGCAACGTCAGCGCCAGGAGAGCGAGCAACGCCGCGCTGAAGGCGCCGGTAACACAGCTAGTAACACTGGCGAAAGCGCAGCTGTGTCAGGACCAACAATTGGCGAAAGCAATGTTGGCGGTACTAGCGTAGCTCTACCTAACTCCAACTCGGAAGAAGCCATGTTACAgcgcgctttggctttgtccACCGAAACACCGGAAGACAATTTGCCTGATTTTGCTAATATGACTGAGGAggagcaaattgcttttgctatgcaaatgtCTATGCAGGATGCAGCTGATGACGTTACCCAGCAGGCCAAGCGTCCTAAAACTGATGATGCCGCTGCACCTATGGAAGTCGATGAAGATTACTCTGAGGTTATAGGAGATCCGGCATTTTTACAAAGCGTTTTAGAAAATTTGCCAGGCGTGGATCCTCAATCTGAAGCAGTTCGAGATGCTGTAGGATCGCTTAATAAAGAAAAGGACAAGAAGGGCGATGCTAAGGATGActccaaataa
- the LOC108598334 gene encoding protein ARV 2, translating to MEPKKYVCVNCGHPVRDLIKKFSNTEKPTNCDKCHQVTDKYIEMEEFIIIIDALLLDSCAFRHMIYNGNFKLYWKITLVVLLLESFALCRQNRADGSNMALYERGFYMSTLQNIGEYLFIALLLFVITIMLGIRKLNQGIANSITTTILKVVAISNFSKFFLLPILVWRSNTTEFGQSLHYMLVTGHHLCSLVTAYNAINVTKQFRELTVILIICAFAVKEYIRYIAAFQMESFLS from the exons ATGGAAcccaaaaaatatgtttgcgTCAATTGTGGACATCCAGTGCGAGACCTGATCAAAAAATTTAGCAATACTGAAAAGCCCACAAACTGT GACAAATGCCATCAAGTAACTGATAAGTATATAGAAATGGAagagtttattattataatagaTGCACTCCTTCTGGACTCTTGTGCATTTCGCCATATGATATACAATGGAAACTTTAAG TTATATTGGAAAATTACGCTGGTCGTCCTGCTTCTTGAGTCATTTGCGTTGTGCCGGCAAAATAGAGCAGATGGTTCAAATATGGCCTTATATGAAAGAGGCTTTTATATGTCTACATTGCAAAACATAGGAG AGTACCTATTCATAGCATTGTTACTGTTTGTGATAACTATAATGCTTGGAATAAGAAAGTTAAATCAAGGAATTGCAAATTCAATCACTACAACTATTCTTAAAGTTGTGGCCATTTCTAACTTTTCCAAGTTCTTCCTGTTACCCATTTTGGTATGGCGCAGCAACACGACTGAATTTGGCCAAAGCCTGCATTACATGCTAGTAACGGGCCATCATCTTTGTTCACTTGTAACAGCATATAATGCTATCAATGTTACAAAACAATTTCGGGAGCTTACAGTGATATTGATCATTTGCGCATTTGCTGTGAAAGAGTATATTAGGTATATAGCTGCATTTCAAATGGAATCGTTTTTGTCttag
- the LOC108600324 gene encoding probable E3 ubiquitin-protein ligase makorin-1 yields MSSVAVATIDEAPISSVTPGRSQALCHYYLRGVCRFGDNCRYSHDLTLQQGQSDEELPGGDSTTTEANADAKASTSRRNWANAPVFVPGRLYAVDESASSSSAAVQNGISWAEIVGGPSTNDEPVKLAKPQSLEQVCPYENPCPYRQYCPYRIHLELCEMCDQFCMHPTDQAQRKKHKRDCLQQHEQAMELSFAIAQSKDKTCGICFDTIMEKVGKEKRFGILPNCNHIFCLECIRTWRQAKQFEHKITRACPECRVCSDFVCPSAFWVETKEEKDKLLNDYRAALGAKDCKYFKKGEGKCPFGNKCFYKHALPNGDIVDVGLPKRARKLHSQNELIDLLDIYLWEFVDRRDYHWLELLSSDISDSSDYTDEE; encoded by the exons ATGAGTTCCGTTGCAGTTGCCACTATTGATGAGGCCCCCATTTCGAGTGTTACACCTGGTCGAAGTCAAGCACTTTGCCACTATTACTTGCGGGGCGTTTGTCGATTTGGTGACAATTGCCGCTACTCACATGACTTAACCTTACAACAAGGCCAATCCGATGAG GAGCTGCCTGGCGGAGATTCAACAACAACGGAAGCTAATGCAGATGCTAAGGCCAGCACAAGTCGACGCAATTGGGCTAATGCGCCCGTTTTTGTGCCTGGGCGACTCTATGCAGTCGACGAGTCTGCGTCTTCTAGCAGTGCAGCAGTGCAAAACGGAATCTCTTGGGCCGAGATTGTCGGTGGTCCGTCCACAAATGATGAGCCTGTGAAACTGGCTAAGCCGCAGTCCTTAGAGCAGGTTTGCCCCTATGAGAATCCTTGTCCATATCGCCAGTATTGTCCTTACCGCATACACTTGGAGTTATGCGAAATGTGCGACCAATTCTGCATGCATCCTACGGACCAAGCTCAGCGCAAGAAACACAAACGTGATTGTCTGCAGCAGCATGAACAGGCAATGGAGCTATCCTTTGCAATTGCCCAATCCAAGGACAAGACCTGTGGCATATGCTTCGACACGATTATGGAAAAAGTCGGAAAAGAGAAGCGTTTCGGCATTTTGCCCAACTGTAATCATATATTTTGCTTGGAATGCATTCGTACATGGCGTCAAGCAAAACAGTTTGAGCATAAGATTACCCG CGCTTGCCCTGAATGTCGCGTGTGCTCAGACTTCGTCTGCCCTAGTGCCTTTTGGGTTGAAACTAAAGAGGAGAAGGACAAGCTGCTCAATGACTATCGTGCAGCCCTCGGTGCCAAGGactgtaaatatttcaaaaaaggTGAAGGAAAGTGTCCGTTTGGCAACAAATGTTTCTACAAGCATGCACTACCCAATGGTGACATTGTGGACGTTGGATTGCCAAAACGAGCTCGCAAATTGCACAGTCAGAACGAGTTAATTGATTTACTGGAT ATTTATCTCTGGGAATTTGTTGACCGTCGCGATTATCACTGGCTTGAGTTACTCTCTAGTGATATAAGCGATAGTTCCGATTATACGGATGAAGAATAA
- the LOC108598474 gene encoding uncharacterized protein LOC108598474 has translation MFQNSAAKLLVPAMRGALQRRCQSVVSGPPTQHVSTAEKVILGGGMCAASLFIPAWVLYHIRDYKGGK, from the exons ATGTTCCAAAATAGTGCTGCTAAACTTTTGGTGCCCGCAATGCGCGGTGCACTGCAAAGGAGATGCCAATCCGTGGTTTCTGGTCCTCCAACCCAGCACGTTTCCACAGCC GAGAAAGTGATTCTTGGTGGTGGCATGTGCGCTGCATCCCTGTTCATTCCGGCCTGGGTTTTGTACCACATCCGTGACTACAAGGGTGGCAAGTAA
- the LOC108600323 gene encoding cyclin-dependent kinase 12 isoform X1: protein MHSSSAASNALVEYSDVSSEDFSDPEAGEIDSDAALAGRNAVASSASNMKTDNQNRKQSLDAGALRGAKSNDYRKRHADENDKIASMAGVSGSRTRQISVMASSSSRLSITAVSEKSIHQLTDVSMTGAKDSNDEQLQWNRELYMSSDSIDTDELEAEMKRQKRKKLKKDKHKHKSKKKSKKRKKKRAKSYSSIDSLSDSNLNSLLERHSRSRYTPPTAPNRPKSAERTVVSAAPPPTYTPHKDTQSSPLSATGTPPGRRQQTSNAYYSDAVAAATPNTPLGSSLQVTVTNKTSANSRHRSSPPPRVSGNVQRYASSPRTPPQSLGHAHTGSVGRDSRSSRYMQSPMKDDHRSSSAYAPRYSGAGSAAGQEARKLKCMSPELDRYHHNQPSTPPHKRRKFSDGRDAPLSSSVPAYEHTSRHPSSVKYDRYSRDRYTRRMSRSPSLHRLSRSRLSPVGGSGTISGSSNANLFRHGSNSHKHKYVAPPAHSPSPPMSARSSSKRTTGSGQRHSVERYPSRSPRGSSRYYEASPPSPTASGSFMGSHHYRRSPKSHQHHRSRNSSRKRSPSSDSSHSSTSRSPTSRDLKHKRDEYIKKISETSLFAELVKDRHKRQKALKEIIERQEENSNSNGTLIINENSSSVDGNTPNVAQNSANATPNGLVGGANAGSGKSDMDINNIPMPNKENEALKFNPAGANIDMTDASQLPSKTNVNQKPKSLTALPMPPGISVADLTNQPTLSPLELGKQSTATKPARKHHEDKNLNANANKSLLNLPMPPVIPGSEELSGDDDDVIDSPEDFDTVGGGNAHSGTANASQHQANARRRPVILNRRDSRNNVRGWGERCVDVFEVIAQIGEGTYGQVYKARDHHTNDMVALKKVRLEHEKEGFPITAVREIKILRQLNHRNIVNLHEIVTDKQDAVEFRKDKGSFYLVFEYMDHDLMGLLESGMVDFNEENNASIMKQLLDGLNYCHKKNFLHRDIKCSNILMNNQGKVKLADFGLARLYNADDRERPYTNKVITLWYRPPELLLGEERYGPSIDVWSCGCILGELFLKRPLFQANAEMAQLETISKICGSPVPAVWPNVIKLPLFHTLKQKKTHRRRLREDFEFMPAPALDLLDKMLDLDPDKRITAEDALKSVWLRNINPDDMPTPQLPTWQDCHELWSKKRRRQLREQQESMPSGVICSKYQPHGAAMVGDA, encoded by the exons ATGCATTCCTCGTCTGCGGCATCCAATGCGCTTGTTGAATACTCCGACGTAAGCTCGGAGGATTTCTCTGATCCGGAAGCTGGTGAAATCGACTCAGATGCGGCTTTAGCTGGCCGCAATGCAGTTGCATCATCAGCATCCAATATGAAGACAGATAATCAGAATAGAAAACAAAGTTTAGATGCTGGTGCCTTGCGTGGTGCTAAGTCCAACGACTACAG AAAGCGTCACGCGGATGAAAACGATAAAATCGCTTCAATGGCGGGAGTCAGTGGGTCTAGGACGAGACAAATATCGGTtatggcaagcagcagcagtaggcTAAGCATAACAGCTGTCAGTGAAAAATCAATTCATCAACTTACTGATGTTTCGATGACAGGTGCCAAGGACTCTAATGATGAGCAGCTGCAGTGGAACCGCGAACTCTACATGTCAAGTGACTCAATCGATACCGATGAGCTTGAGGCCGAAATGAAGCGCCAGAAGCGTAAAAAGCTCAAGAAGGACAAACACAAGCATAAATCGAAAAAGAAGTCAAAAAAACGCAAGAAAAAGCGTGCCAAATCATACTCAAGCATCGATTCCCTATCCGACAGCAATCTCAACTCATTGCTTGAAAGGCACAGTCGCAGTCGTTACACACCGCCCACGGCGCCTAATAGACCCAAGAGCGCCGAACGCACAGTAGTCAGCGCAGCGCCGCCTCCCACATATACGCCCCACAAAGACACGCAAAGCAGTCCATTATCTGCAACTGGCACGCCGCCCGGCCGACGGCAGCAAACCAGTAATGCCTACTATTCTGatgcagtggctgctgccacgcctAATACACCGCTTGGCAGCAGCCTGCAAGTAACAGTAACTAATAAAACTAGTGCAAACAGTCGACATCGTTCGTCACCTCCGCCACGCGTCTCTGGCAATGTTCAGCGCTATGCCAGCTCACCACGAACACCCCCCCAGTCACTTGGCCATGCGCACACAGGCAGCGTTGGACGTGACTCGCGTAGCTCGCGCTACATGCAGAGTCCGATGAAGGACGATCATCGTTCAAGCAGTGCGTATGCTCCGCGCTATTCTGGCGCTGGTTCAGCGGCTGGCCAGGAAGcgagaaaattgaaatgcatgtCGCCGG agtTGGATCGTTATCATCATAATCAGCCAAGCACACCGCCGCACAAGCGACGAAAGTTCAGCGATGGGCGTGATGCTCCGCTGTCTTCATCAGTGCCTGCCTATGAGCATACCAGCAGACATCCATCGTCGGTTAAATATGACCGCTATAGCAGAGATCGTTATACACGGCGAATGTCCAG AAGTCCTAGCTTGCATCGACTATCACGCAGTCGTCTATCGCCAGTAGGCGGCAGTGGCACCATTTcgggcagcagcaatgcaaaccTTTTTAGACACGGCAGCAATAGTCATAAACACAAGTATGTTGCACCGCCAGCACACTCGCCTTCGCCGCCAATGTCAGCGAGATCGTCTTCCAAGCGCACCACAGGCAGTGGACAGCGACATTCGGTAGAGCGATATCCATCGCGTTCACCACGCGGCAGCTCACGCTATTATGAGGCATCGCCTCCCTCACCAACCGCAAGCGGCTCGTTTATGGGCTCACATCATTACCGTCGATCACCCAAATCACATCAGCATCATCGAAGCAGGAACAGCAGTCGCAAACGTTCACCTAGCTCTGATAGCAGTCACAGTTCGACGTCGCGTTCGCCGACCTCACGTGATCTGAAGCATAAGCGCGATGAGTACATTAAGAAGATAAGCGAGACTAGTCTGTTTGCAGAGTTGGTAAAAGATCGTCATAAGCGACAAAAGGCATTAAAAGAGATTATTGAGCGGCAGGAGGagaacagcaatagcaatggaACCTTAATTATCAACGAGAACAGTTCTTCGGTAGATGGCAATACACCTAATGTGGCACAAAACTCTGCAAATGCAACGCCTAACGGCCTTGTTGGTGGGGCTAATGCTGGTAGTGGTAAATCTGATATGGACATTAATAACATTCCAATGCCGAACAAAGAGAATGAAGCACTTAAATTTAATCCAGCTGGTGCTAATATAGATATGACAGATGCCTCGCAGTTGCCATCCAAAACGAATGTTAACCAAAAACCCAAGAGTCTAACTGCACTGCCCATGCCGCCGGGCATAAGTGTTGCCGATTTGACGAATCAACCCACACTCTCACCGCTAGAGCTGGGCAAGCAATCCACAGCAACGAAACCAGCCAGGAAACACCACGAGGACAAGAATctaaatgccaatgccaacaaAAGCCTTTTAAATCTGCCAATGCCGCCGGTAATACCGGGCAGTGAAGAGTTGAGCGGCGACGACGATGATGTCATTGATAGTCCAGAAGACTTTGACACCGTTGGCGGCGGTAATGCCCATAGCGGAACGGCGAATGCATCACAGCATCAGGCCAACGCACGCCGCCGACCAGTGATACTCAATCGACGCGATTCGCGCAACAATGTGCGTGGGTGGGGCGAGCGCTGTGTTGATGTCTTTGAAGTGATTGCCCAAATTGGTGAGGGTACATACGGACAG GTGTACAAGGCGCGGGATCATCATACCAATGACATGGTGGCCTTAAAGAAAGTGCGTCTCGAGCACGAGAAAGAAGGCTTTCCCATCACAGCAGTGCGAGAGATAAAAATTTTGCGTCAACTCAATCATCGTAATATTGTTAATCTGCATGAGATTGTGACGGACAAGCAGGATGCGGTTGAGTTTCGCAAGGATAAGGGCTCATTTTATTTGGTGTTTGAGTATATGGATCACGATCTCATGGGCCTCCTCGAGTCAGGCATGGTTGACTTCAACGAGGAGAATAATGCTAGCATTATGAAACAGCTCTTGGATGGCCTTAATTACtgccacaaaaaaaactttttgcatcgCGACATCAAGTGCTCCAATATATTAATGAACAATCA GGGCAAAGTTAAACTGGCCGATTTCGGTTTAGCCCGACTCTACAACGCCGATGACCGGGAACGACCCTATACGAACAAAGTAATAACATTATGGTATCGACCACCGGaactgctgctgggcgagGAACGTTATGGACCTTCTATAGATGTCTGGTCGTGTGGTTGCATTCTGGGCGAGCTGTTCTTGAAACGTCCATTGTTTCAGGCTAATGCGGAAATGGCACAGCTGGAAACAATATCTAAAATATGCGGTTCCCCTGTGCCAGCCGTTTGGCCTAATGTTATAAAACTGCCATTGTTCCACACTCTAAAACAGAAGAAAACGCATCGCCGGCGCTTGCGTGAAGACTTCGAGTTTATGCCAGCGCCAGCTTTGGATCTGCTCGATAAAATGCTAGACTTGGATCCAGACAAACGCATAACGGCAGAGGATGCACTTAAATCGGTTTGGCTCAGAAATATAAACCCCGATGA CATGCCAACGCCACAATTGCCTACATGGCAGGACTGTCATGAGCTATGGAGCAAGAAACGTCGGCGTCAACTGCGTGAACAGCAAGAGTCAATGCCGTCGGGTGTTATTTGCTCCAAGTATCAACCGCATGGCGCTGCGATGGTGGGAGATGCCTAG